GCGTTTTCTCTGGCTTCGGGACCGGGAAAAACGTCAGGAACTGGCCGGGGTCTTCCGCAACGGGGAAATGGTGAAGAATGCATCCCTGCTGGTCTTGATTCTGGCCGATCTCAGGGCATGGGAAAAATCACCCGAGCGCTACTGTGCCCAGGTACCCGAAGAGGCACGCAGTCGGATCGTCGCGGGGATGGACCATTTCTATCGGGACGATCCATCGAGACAACGGGACGAGGCCATGCGCTCGGGAGGGATGGCGGCGCAAACACTGATGCTCGCCGCCCGGGGAATGGGACTGGATTCCTGCCCCATGATCGGCTTCGACTTTTCCGCCGCGGCAAACCTCGTGAACCTGCCTCATGACCACTGCATCGTCATGGCCGTGGTGATCGGACGGAAACTGGAATCTCCCCCCCCGCGCACGGAACGACTCGCCTTGAATGAAGTAGTCATCATCGACGGCTTCCCGGGATTGATTCAGGAATTCAAAAGGGACAAACAATGAGCCAGTCCCGCGGAATATCGGTTTTTCGCGTAGTTTTTTGTTATTGTTAGCAATTCACTGATTGTGGCACAGGTGCCGGATCCGTTCGTCACCCACCCACGACACCTTGAGTACATCCACCCGTCGTGACCGGTGAAAAAGTGAAATGAGTAAATCAGGAAAATGTGATCTTTCGAAGTTGTCATGCATGCCTCGGGCATGTAGAATCCGACTTTGTAAAGATTCCGTGATCCCGCCGATCATGACTACGCCGCTTGAGGTGAGGCCGGCTCCCATCGGGGCAAGCACACTGGAAAGCAATCTCACACTGTCAAGAGGAGTCATCGTATGAGTGCTAAGGAAAT
The Magnetococcales bacterium DNA segment above includes these coding regions:
- a CDS encoding nitroreductase family protein produces the protein MDLFEAIEQRRAVRKFDPHHEIDEAQVMELFRLTMLSPTAFNMQNWRFLWLRDREKRQELAGVFRNGEMVKNASLLVLILADLRAWEKSPERYCAQVPEEARSRIVAGMDHFYRDDPSRQRDEAMRSGGMAAQTLMLAARGMGLDSCPMIGFDFSAAANLVNLPHDHCIVMAVVIGRKLESPPPRTERLALNEVVIIDGFPGLIQEFKRDKQ